A stretch of the Rosa rugosa chromosome 5, drRosRugo1.1, whole genome shotgun sequence genome encodes the following:
- the LOC133711081 gene encoding receptor-like protein 46 translates to MNRPYHDLQHLDLNVKGVGYEYASYLLRLVNSIDISSNNLWGEIPEEITNLSYLGSLSLSPNQLTGNIPEGPIPSANQFQPFNDPAMYKGNSGLCGAPLPTQCSTSDNDDPGQEEEEEEEDDDDEDIWFRI, encoded by the exons ATGAACAGGCCCTACCATGATCTTCAGCATCTGGACCTAAATGTAAAAGGAGTAGGATATGAATATGCCAGTTATCTCTTAAGGCTTGTAAACAGCATAGACATTTCAAGCAATAATCTATGGGGTGAAATACCAGAAGAGATAACGAATCTTTCCTATTTGGGTAGCTTGAGTTTATCTCCGAACCAATTGACAGGAAATATCCCAGAGG GGCCAATTCCATCAGCCAACCAATTCCAGCCCTTCAATGACCCTGCCATGTATAAAGGAAACTCGGGACTTTGTGGGGCGCCATTGCCAACACAATGCTCAACATCGGATAATGATGATCCgggacaagaagaagaagaagaagaagaagatgatgatgatgaggatatATGGTTCCGGATATAA
- the LOC133709210 gene encoding serine/threonine-protein kinase PBL34-like: MGLEAENGKVKVESWDISKSKGRRKKKMVVDDDDDDVEEEETGCWLRLRFFGSCISSRSKVDSSISGTSTHCEIKSTNDTSRDQPTATAVSNSTTSNTESNASTSKFEEELKVASRLRKFAFNDLKLATRNFRPESLLGEGGFGCVFKGWIEENGTAPVKPGTGLTVAVKTLNHDGLQGHKEWLAEVNFLGDLVHPNLVKLIGYCIEDDQRLLVYEFMPRGSLENHLFRRSLPLPWSIRMKIALGAAKGLTFLHEEAERPVIYRDFKTSNILLDADYNAKLSDFGLAKDGPEGDKTHVSTRVMGTYGYAAPEYVMTGHLTSRSDVYSFGVVLLEMLTGRRSMDKNRPNGEHNLVEWARPHLGDRRRFYRLIDPRLEGHFSIKGVQKAAQLAAHCLSRDPKARPLMSDVVEALKPLPNLKDMASSSYYFQTMQGDRVGSSPNTRSGVRTQGGLLTRNGHRSLSIPNGSHASPYHHQFPHPSPKPNGKT; this comes from the exons ATGGGTTTGGAAGCTGAGAATGGGAAAGTGAAAGTGGAGTCTTGGGATATAAGCAAATCCAaggggaggaggaagaagaagatggtagtggatgatgatgatgatgatgtggaGGAAGAGGAGACTGGGTGCTGGCTAAGGCTGAGGTTTTTTGGGAGCTGCATTTCTTCAAGATCCAAAGTTGATAGCTCAATTAGTGGCACCAGTACTCACTGTG AAATCAAATCTACAAATGATACAAGCAGAGACCAACCGACGGCTACTGCAGTGTCTAACTCAACCACTAGTAACACAGAAAGTAATGCATCCACTTCAAAATTTGAAGAGGAACTTAAAGTTGCTTCAAGGTTGCGAAAATTTGCTTTTAACGATCTTAAATTGGCAACAAGAAATTTCAGACCTGAAAGTCTTCTTGGTGAAGGTGGTTTTGGTTGTGTGTTCAAGGGGTGGATAGAAGAAAATGGAACTGCTCCAGTCAAACCTGGCACAGGACTTACTGTTGCGGTTAAAACTCTTAATCATGATGGGCTTCAGGGTCATAAAGAATGGCTG GCTGAAGTAAATTTCCTTGGTGACCTTGTCCATCCAAACTTGGTAAAACTTATTGGATACTGCATTGAAGATGATCAAAGGCTGCTAGTGTATGAGTTCATGCCTCGAGGGAGCTTGGAGAACCACCTATTTAGGA GGTCCTTGCCTCTTCCATGGTCTATTAGAATGAAAATTGCATTGGGTGCGGCAAAAGGTCTTACTTTTCTTCATGAGGAGGCAGAAAGACCTGTGATTTATCGTGACTTTAAAACCTCCAACATCTTATTGGATGCA GATTACAATGCCAAACTTTCTGATTTTGGACTTGCCAAAGATGGCCCGGAGGGTGATAAAACTCATGTCTCCACACGTGTGATGGGAACTTATGGTTATGCAGCTCCAGAATATGTAATGACTG GACATCTTACATCGAGGAGTGATGTCTATAGTTTTGGCGTAGTTTTACTTGAGATGCTGACAGGCAGAAGATCTATGGACAAAAATCGACCTAATGGTGAACATAACCTTGTGGAATGGGCTCGACCACATCTAGGAGATAGAAGAAGATTCTACCGATTAATAGACCCTCGGCTGGAAGGTCACTTTTCAATAAAAGGTGTACAGAAAGCTGCACAACTAGCTGCCCATTGCCTTAGTCGAGATCCAAAAGCAAGGCCCCTAATGAGCGATGTTGTTGAAGCATTAAAGCCATTGCCAAACCTTAAGGATATGGCAAGCTCATCATATTATTTCCAGACCATGCAAGGTGACCGAGTTGGATCCAGTCCGAATACCAGAAGTGGTGTCAGAACACAAGGAGGATTGCTTACAAGGAATGGGCACAGGAGCCTATCAATACCAAATGGCTCCCATGCTTCTCCATATCACCATCAATTTCCCCATCCATCTCCGAAACCTAATGGAAAAACTTAA
- the LOC133709211 gene encoding 2-oxoadipate dioxygenase/decarboxylase, chloroplastic-like — translation MITRFSITMTVLRNSSISSPSLDSLIPRQPNSVNPTRNLISLTKSPLPLNLKYSISTNNQNLRTVCSSKSDNGSHDPSSSQGGESFFRGVLANMEGVYLSRNPTAKSVLELVGSDEQISYDHFAFRTFGVNGYGIDSMARFFLDFGYTPREELRFPAKKLRAFWFAPPSYTISDGGAGVNGPLPRIFISELLVDQMSPQTQEIIRKYTDDSGSGNKYAALASALGTLTWEKPLYSEFQQLARESEYAAWTLVNGYAVNHVTISAHQLKSKLRDIKSLNQFIEENGFRLNSEGGILKVSPDGLLLQSSTVADPVNFQFRDGQIESVPCSYIEFAQRLVLPQYSNLPSNEVKEHHRRDGFEVGNADKIFESTSKEQLTRRAA, via the exons ATGATTACCCGATTCTCCATCACCATGACCGTGTTAAGAAACTCCTCTATCTCCTCCCCATCACTTGACTCTCTCATTCCTCGCCAACCCAACAGTGTCAATCCCACCAGGAATCTCATCTCCCTCACCAAATCACCTCTTCCCCTGAATCTCAAATACTCAATCTCCACGAACAATCAAAATCTCCGCACCGTTTGTAGCTCCAAATCAGACAATGGATCCCATGACCCTTCTTCTTCTCAG GGAGGTGAATCATTCTTCAGGGGAGTGTTGGCAAACATGGAGGGTGTGTACTTGAGCAGGAACCCTACAGCAAAGTCAGTGTTGGAGCTTGTTGGGTCTGATGAACAGATTAGCTATGATCATTTTGCATTTAGGACCTTTGGG GTGAATGGTTACGGGATTGATTCCATGGCTAGATTTTTCTTGGATTTCGGGTACACTCCCCGGGAGGAGTTACGATTCCCGGCTAAGAAATTGAGGGCATTCTGGTTTGCTCCTCCTAGTTATACCATTTCTGATGGTGGTGCTGGTGTTAATGGGCCTTTGCCGAGAATATTTATATCTGAGCTTCTTGTAGATCAGATGAGTCCACAAACTcag GAGATAATCCGTAAGTACACTGATGACTCTGGTTCTGGAAATAAGTATGCTGCTCTAGCAAGTGCGCTGGGAACTTTGACGTGGGAAAAGCCGTTGTACTCAGAATTTCAGCAATTGGCTAG GGAGAGTGAATATGCTGCCTGGACCCTTGTCAATGGGTATGCAGTCAACCATGTCACAATCTCTGCTCACCAGCTGAAATCTAAATTGAGAgatattaaaagcctcaatcaATTCATTGAGGAGAATGGGTTCAGGTTGAATTCTGAAGGCGGAATTCTGAAAG TGAGCCCCGATGGTCTTCTGCTGCAAAGTTCAACTGTCGCAGATCCAGTTAATTTCCAATTTAGGGATGGTCAAATTGAGTCGGTCCCCTGCTCCTACATTGAGTTTGCTCAACGCCTGGTGCTGCCCCAATACAGCAATCTACCAAGCAACGAG GTTAAGGAGCATCACAGGCGAGATGGCTTTGAGGTTGGTAACGCGGACAAGATCTTTGAGAGCACATCAAAGGAGCAGCTGACCAGGAGGGCTGCATGA
- the LOC133713200 gene encoding hypersensitive-induced response protein 2 isoform X1, which yields MFVWFLPLHSPHVWLIVPTTLNQKMGQCLGCVQVDQSTVAIRETFGKFDDVLEPGCHCLPWCLGSAIAGHLSLRVQQLDVRCETKTKDNVFVTVVASIQYRALADKASDAFYKLSNTRGQIQSYVFDVIRASVPKLDLDSTFEQKNDIAKAVEEELEKAMSHYGFEIVQTLIVDIEPDEHVKRAMNEINAAARMRLAASERAEGDKILQIKRAEGEAESKYLSGLGIARQRQAIVDGLRDSVLAFSENVPGTSSKDVMDMVLVTQYFDTMKEIGASSKSNSVFIPHGPGAVKDIASQIRDGLLQGNSTHQ from the exons ATGTTTGTGTGGTTCCTTCCGTTACATTCTCCACATGTTTGGTTGATCGTTCCTACTACACTG AATCAGAAAATGGGACAGTGCCTTGGTTGTGTCCAGGTGGACCAGTCTACTGTTGCAATAAGAGAAACTTTTGGGAAGTTTGATGATGTGCTCGAACCTGGTTGTCATTGTTTGCCTTGGTGTTTGGGTAGCGCAATAGCTGGTCATCTCTCTCTACGAGTGCAGCAATTGGATGTTCGCTGTGAAACGAAGACCAAG GATAACGTTTTTGTTACTGTGGTTGCTTCTATTCAATACCGAGCTTTAGCTGACAAAGCTTCAGATGCCTTCTACAAGCTCAGCAATACCAGGGGGCAGATCCAGTCTTATGTCTTTGATG TTATTAGGGCAAGTGTTCCAAAGTTGGATCTAGACTCAACCTTTGAACAGAAGAATGATATCGCCAAAGCTGTGGAAGAAGAACTTGAAAAG GCCATGTCACATTATGGGTTTGAGATAGTACAAACATTGATTGTGGATATCGAACCAGATGAGCATGTGAAGAGAGCGATGAATGAGATTAATGCAG CTGCTAGGATGAGGTTGGCTGCATCTGAGAGAGCTGAAGGAGATAAGATACTACAGATTAAGCGAGCTGAGGGAGAGGCAGAGTCCAAATATCTGTCAGGGCTTGGCATAGCAAGGCAGCGCCAGGCTATTGTGGACGGGCTGAGAGACAGCGTGCTGGCTTTCTCTGAGAATGTACCTGGGACATCATCAAAGGATGTCATGGATATGGTTCTGGTGACCCAGTACTTCGATACAATGAAAGAGATCGGTGCATCTTCAAAGTCCAATTCGGTTTTCATCCCACACGGACCTGGTGCTGTGAAAGACATTGCTTCACAGATAAGAGATGGTCTCcttcaaggaaattcaactcACCAGTAA
- the LOC133713200 gene encoding hypersensitive-induced response protein 2 isoform X2 codes for MGQCLGCVQVDQSTVAIRETFGKFDDVLEPGCHCLPWCLGSAIAGHLSLRVQQLDVRCETKTKDNVFVTVVASIQYRALADKASDAFYKLSNTRGQIQSYVFDVIRASVPKLDLDSTFEQKNDIAKAVEEELEKAMSHYGFEIVQTLIVDIEPDEHVKRAMNEINAAARMRLAASERAEGDKILQIKRAEGEAESKYLSGLGIARQRQAIVDGLRDSVLAFSENVPGTSSKDVMDMVLVTQYFDTMKEIGASSKSNSVFIPHGPGAVKDIASQIRDGLLQGNSTHQ; via the exons ATGGGACAGTGCCTTGGTTGTGTCCAGGTGGACCAGTCTACTGTTGCAATAAGAGAAACTTTTGGGAAGTTTGATGATGTGCTCGAACCTGGTTGTCATTGTTTGCCTTGGTGTTTGGGTAGCGCAATAGCTGGTCATCTCTCTCTACGAGTGCAGCAATTGGATGTTCGCTGTGAAACGAAGACCAAG GATAACGTTTTTGTTACTGTGGTTGCTTCTATTCAATACCGAGCTTTAGCTGACAAAGCTTCAGATGCCTTCTACAAGCTCAGCAATACCAGGGGGCAGATCCAGTCTTATGTCTTTGATG TTATTAGGGCAAGTGTTCCAAAGTTGGATCTAGACTCAACCTTTGAACAGAAGAATGATATCGCCAAAGCTGTGGAAGAAGAACTTGAAAAG GCCATGTCACATTATGGGTTTGAGATAGTACAAACATTGATTGTGGATATCGAACCAGATGAGCATGTGAAGAGAGCGATGAATGAGATTAATGCAG CTGCTAGGATGAGGTTGGCTGCATCTGAGAGAGCTGAAGGAGATAAGATACTACAGATTAAGCGAGCTGAGGGAGAGGCAGAGTCCAAATATCTGTCAGGGCTTGGCATAGCAAGGCAGCGCCAGGCTATTGTGGACGGGCTGAGAGACAGCGTGCTGGCTTTCTCTGAGAATGTACCTGGGACATCATCAAAGGATGTCATGGATATGGTTCTGGTGACCCAGTACTTCGATACAATGAAAGAGATCGGTGCATCTTCAAAGTCCAATTCGGTTTTCATCCCACACGGACCTGGTGCTGTGAAAGACATTGCTTCACAGATAAGAGATGGTCTCcttcaaggaaattcaactcACCAGTAA
- the LOC133713202 gene encoding mitochondrial outer membrane protein porin of 36 kDa, translated as MVKGPGLYSDIGKKARDLLYRDYQTDHKFTVTTYTSAGVAITSSGIKKGDLLLGDVSTQLKNKNITTDVKVDTNSNLLTTITIDEPAPGLKAIFSFIVPDQKSGKVELQYQHEYAGISTSLGLTANPVINFSGVVGNTALSLGTDVSFDTASGNLTKLNAGLNFIHTDLIASLLVNDKGDTLTASYYQTVSPLTNTAVGAEMSHSFSSNENTFTIGTQHALDPLTSVKARVNNYGRASALIQHEWRPKSLFTISGEVDTRAIEKSAKIGLALALKP; from the exons ATGGTGAAGGGTCCGGGTCTCTACTCAGATATCGGCAAGAAAGCCAGAG ATCTTCTTTACAGGGATTACCAGACCGACCACAAGTTCACCGTCACCACTTACACTTCTGCCGGAGTT GCAATCACTTCGAGTGGAATTAAGAAAGGTGATCTTCTTTTGGGGGATGTGAGCACTCAgctgaagaacaagaacatcACAACTGATGTTAAAGTTGATACCAATTCGAAC CTTCTCACAACCATTACTATTGACGAACCCGCACCTGGTCTCAAGGCAATCTTTAGCTTCATTGTACCTGATCAAAAATCTGGAAAG GTGGAACTTCAATACCAGCATGAGTATGCTGGAATAAGTACTAGCCTTGGATTGACTGCCAACCCTGTTATTAACTTTTCTGGTGTTGTTGGGAACACTGCTCTCTCTCTTGGAACAGATGTTTCCTTTGACACTGCCTCTGGGAACTTGACCAAACTCAATGCTGGGTTGAATTTCATCCATACTGACCTCATTGCCTCCCTGCTTGT GAATGACAAGGGTGATACTCTCACAGCTTCCTATTACCAGACTGTTAGCCCCCTTACTAACACTGCCGTTGGTGCTGAGATGTCCCATAGCTTTTCTAGCAATGAGAACACTTTCACAATCGGCACCCAGCATGCACTTGATCCCTTAACCTCAGTGAAGGCTCGGGTGAACAACTACGGCAGGGCAAGCGCTCTCATCCAGCATGAGTGGCGTCCCAAGTCCTTGTTCACTATCTCAGGAGAGGTTGACACGAGGGCAATTGAGAAGAGTGCAAAGATCGGTTTGGCCTTGGCACTCAAGCCATGA